Genomic DNA from Fusobacteriaceae bacterium:
CATTTGATAGACCTGATAGACCATCAAAAAAGGCAATGGCTTTATAACCCAAATCTGTCAAATAATAATGTAGATACTCAGAGAGCCTTACTATACTTCCACCAGGCAACTCCTGATTCTCTGAAATTTCTGGATACTGATACAAGTCAAGAACATTTCCCTCCAAAACGATTTGTGGATTTAATCGACAAAAAATATTTAATTCCTTATGCCATTTTGAGATAAATTCTTCCATGTCAGTCTCCTTTAATTCCTACTGTAATGATATGGTTGCCTTCAGAAAACACTTGCAGAGAATTTCCTTCTTTCATATATTCATTATATTTTTTTTTGCATTTCGGATCAAGATAATGTATAATTTGATTGTCAGATCCACGTAGTGGACTATTGTTGTTCTCTTTTTCAAGGTATTGTCCATCTATCAAAACTGAAATATTAGACAAAATAGAGTGAACACTTTCCTTTCGCATATTTTTTAATTCCTGCAAAGTAAATCCGGTATAAACTAATATATCAATTTTGGAGGATCTGTGACTAAATAATCTATGAAGCCCTTCGACAAGAATTGCTAAAGCTCCAGGCTGCAGGAACGGTTCTCCTCCGGAAATAGTAATGCCATCCACATTTATGTTCTTAAAGACACGCTTCATTGTTTTCAGTAAATCTTCTGTATTGATTCTTTCTGTTGGATGCTGAATTTTAAATTCCGGACTAATACACCCATGGCAATTTCTATGGCATCCGGTTAACCATATGCCAATCCGGGTTCCCGGACCTAAACTGTGGACTGGATAAAGAATATTGCCAATATAAATATGTCTTGCGACTTCTGGTTTTGTCATAATCATCACCACAGGTTCATGATTTAGATTTTTTCTTTTCCCCTTCTTTACCAAGCGCCACCTTAACGATCAGACTTCTTGAGGGTTTTCTCTCGCCTCCCATCATCACAATGGAACCGATTTGCAATGGATACGCTTTTTCTGAAGGAATTGACTTTCCATTGACAATGGTTCCATTTTTGCTTTTTAAGTCAGTAACAACCAGCTGCCCGTTTTGCAGACTGAATTTACAATGTTTCCTGGATACGCCGTCTTTATTTTTCCGGACTAAATATCCACCCCATACGTTTGCTCGTCCTATAACGACAGGATTTGCTAAATCTAATTCCAGTATTTCGCCATCTTCCAAAGAAATCAAAGAATACTCCGTCGTGAGGGGATCTTCTTCAAAGTTATCAGGTATATTATCAATAGATGTTATCGGCACATCCTCCAAAGATTCACCGCAGGCTTCGCAT
This window encodes:
- a CDS encoding FHA domain-containing protein encodes the protein MAKTKTCPQCGLQNLANIFTCKGCGYDLTGVSIDKPAPSEFPSVPTEPKISETQIRICEECQHKNPANLLKCEACGESLEDVPITSIDNIPDNFEEDPLTTEYSLISLEDGEILELDLANPVVIGRANVWGGYLVRKNKDGVSRKHCKFSLQNGQLVVTDLKSKNGTIVNGKSIPSEKAYPLQIGSIVMMGGERKPSRSLIVKVALGKEGEKKKSKS
- a CDS encoding radical SAM protein — translated: MIMTKPEVARHIYIGNILYPVHSLGPGTRIGIWLTGCHRNCHGCISPEFKIQHPTERINTEDLLKTMKRVFKNINVDGITISGGEPFLQPGALAILVEGLHRLFSHRSSKIDILVYTGFTLQELKNMRKESVHSILSNISVLIDGQYLEKENNNSPLRGSDNQIIHYLDPKCKKKYNEYMKEGNSLQVFSEGNHIITVGIKGD